From Paenibacillus sp. PK3_47, the proteins below share one genomic window:
- a CDS encoding type 1 glutamine amidotransferase domain-containing protein — protein sequence MMRLTGKKVIALVDDEFEDLELWYPVYRVREEGAEVHLAGLEKGKTYVGKYGVPAEAEYSWDDLSAADYDGILVPGGWAPDKIRRYSAVLKLVQDFNAAKKPIGQICHAGWVLISAKILDGVTVTSTPGIRDDMENAGAIWKDEPVVTDGHIISARRPPDLPPYGKAFCDALAGE from the coding sequence ATGATGAGACTGACCGGAAAGAAAGTAATAGCGCTGGTTGACGATGAATTCGAAGATCTGGAGCTCTGGTATCCCGTATACCGGGTAAGGGAAGAAGGCGCAGAGGTTCACCTGGCAGGCCTGGAAAAAGGTAAAACCTATGTCGGCAAATACGGCGTACCTGCTGAAGCAGAGTATTCCTGGGACGACCTTAGTGCTGCCGATTATGACGGTATTCTGGTACCGGGCGGCTGGGCTCCTGACAAAATCCGCCGCTACAGCGCCGTGCTGAAGCTGGTACAGGATTTCAACGCGGCCAAGAAGCCGATCGGCCAAATTTGCCACGCCGGCTGGGTGCTGATCTCCGCCAAAATTCTGGACGGCGTAACCGTCACCTCCACCCCGGGCATCCGTGATGATATGGAGAATGCCGGGGCCATCTGGAAAGATGAACCCGTCGTTACAGACGGCCACATTATTTCCGCCCGCCGCCCGCCTGACCTGCCGCCATACGGCAAGGCGTTCTGCGATGCGCTGGCCGGGGAATAA
- the ccpA gene encoding catabolite control protein A, which translates to MTVTIYDVAREAGVSMATVSRVVNNNPNVKPQTRKKVFEAIERLGYRPNAVARGLASKKTTTVGVVIPDISNSIFAEIARGIEDIANMYHYNIILCNADKRKEKEIRVINTLLEKQVDGLLFMGGTVTDEHIQAFQTSAVPIVLCATRDEKGTYPSVDIDHETAAFDAVNTLIRHGHREIAMISGTLQDPANGYARFQGYKKALEAAGIEYQEDLVRIGNYRYESGVEAMKYFLGLKKKPTAVFAATDEMAIGAIHSIQDEGLKVPDDFSIISVDNIRMASMVRPLLTTVAQPMYDLGAVAMRLLTKLMKKETVENPRVILPHETILRLSVNHVNK; encoded by the coding sequence TTGACGGTAACCATTTACGATGTAGCTCGGGAAGCAGGCGTATCTATGGCTACGGTATCACGGGTTGTGAACAATAACCCCAATGTGAAACCGCAGACCCGGAAGAAGGTTTTTGAAGCGATTGAGCGTTTGGGCTATCGTCCGAATGCCGTGGCGAGAGGTCTCGCCAGTAAGAAAACAACAACCGTAGGGGTTGTAATTCCCGATATCTCCAACTCGATTTTTGCTGAAATTGCACGCGGAATTGAAGATATCGCCAATATGTATCATTACAATATTATTTTGTGTAATGCGGACAAACGCAAAGAAAAGGAAATCCGTGTCATCAACACTTTGCTTGAGAAGCAGGTGGACGGGCTGCTCTTCATGGGCGGAACCGTAACCGACGAACACATTCAGGCATTCCAGACTTCTGCAGTTCCTATCGTTCTTTGCGCAACCCGCGATGAGAAGGGAACCTACCCGTCGGTTGATATCGACCACGAGACTGCAGCCTTTGATGCCGTGAATACGCTTATCCGCCACGGTCACCGCGAAATCGCCATGATCAGCGGTACGCTGCAGGATCCTGCGAACGGCTATGCCCGTTTCCAAGGCTACAAGAAAGCGCTGGAAGCAGCCGGTATCGAGTACCAGGAAGATCTGGTGCGCATCGGTAATTACCGTTACGAATCCGGTGTCGAAGCCATGAAATACTTCCTCGGTCTCAAGAAGAAGCCGACGGCAGTATTTGCTGCAACCGATGAAATGGCGATTGGTGCCATTCACAGCATCCAGGATGAAGGCCTCAAAGTACCGGATGATTTCTCGATCATCAGTGTCGACAATATCCGAATGGCATCGATGGTCCGTCCTCTGCTGACTACTGTAGCCCAGCCGATGTATGATTTGGGTGCGGTAGCGATGAGACTTTTGACCAAGCTGATGAAGAAGGAGACGGTAGAGAATCCGCGGGTTATTTTGCCGCATGAGACGATTCTCCGCTTGTCTGTAAATCACGTGAACAAATAA
- a CDS encoding 5'-methylthioadenosine/adenosylhomocysteine nucleosidase: MSEVTGIIGAMDEEIKLLLEHMENRSETVKAGIRYYEGVIMGKSVVLCKSGVGKVNAAVTTQILLDAFGVSRVLFTGVAGAVHPELNIGDIVISSRCIQHDMDATALGYSRGVIPYQEVSTFTADSGLVRLAEQACKELKQKYVTGIVLSGDQFIASREAVRDLREELNGACAEMEGAAVAQVCYMNEAPFVIIRSMSDKADGSAHVNYRDFTAAAAERSHSILEYMLQAL; the protein is encoded by the coding sequence ATGAGTGAAGTGACCGGAATCATTGGAGCGATGGATGAGGAGATTAAGCTGCTCCTTGAGCATATGGAGAATAGAAGTGAGACAGTAAAAGCAGGGATTAGGTACTACGAAGGTGTAATTATGGGCAAGTCTGTAGTTCTCTGTAAATCCGGGGTAGGCAAAGTTAATGCAGCGGTTACTACCCAGATTCTGCTGGATGCGTTCGGGGTATCCCGGGTTCTGTTCACAGGAGTGGCAGGTGCTGTTCATCCGGAGCTTAACATTGGAGATATCGTGATTTCCTCCCGCTGTATCCAGCATGATATGGACGCTACTGCGCTGGGATATTCAAGAGGCGTTATCCCTTATCAGGAGGTTTCCACTTTTACGGCGGATTCTGGACTGGTTAGGCTTGCGGAACAAGCCTGCAAGGAATTGAAGCAAAAATATGTAACCGGTATCGTGCTCTCGGGAGATCAGTTTATTGCAAGCAGAGAGGCGGTCAGAGATCTTCGGGAGGAGCTGAACGGAGCCTGTGCCGAGATGGAGGGGGCCGCAGTCGCGCAGGTATGTTATATGAACGAGGCTCCGTTTGTCATTATCCGCTCGATGTCAGACAAGGCTGACGGTTCGGCACATGTGAACTACCGTGATTTCACTGCAGCAGCTGCCGAGCGCTCCCATTCGATCCTGGAATACATGCTTCAGGCGCTGTAG
- a CDS encoding GNAT family N-acetyltransferase — MEHRKIPVSHTLLHNDRVITVSGPLTPEVLKGLDMHPKLDAFRKPREQHEALIEIAGLPEGRIIAAADNGQIVGYVTFHYPDELELWSQGGMEDLIELGAIEVADSYRGSGLGKLLISTAFEEEQLENCIVFTTEYYWHWDLKGSGLDVWAYRKMMEKLMKTADMVWYATDDPEICSHPANCLMVRIGREVPVSSQETFDRVRFRQRFMY; from the coding sequence ATGGAACACCGCAAAATCCCCGTCTCCCATACGCTTTTACATAATGATAGAGTCATCACCGTCAGCGGGCCGTTAACACCAGAGGTTCTGAAAGGACTGGACATGCATCCAAAGCTGGATGCCTTCCGTAAGCCGCGGGAACAGCATGAAGCGCTCATAGAAATTGCGGGATTGCCTGAGGGGCGGATCATTGCCGCTGCTGATAACGGGCAAATCGTAGGTTATGTTACGTTCCACTACCCGGATGAGCTGGAGCTGTGGTCACAGGGGGGGATGGAGGATCTTATTGAGCTCGGGGCCATTGAAGTCGCCGATAGCTATAGGGGGAGCGGCCTGGGCAAACTTCTGATTTCAACTGCTTTTGAGGAGGAACAGCTGGAGAATTGTATTGTTTTTACGACAGAATATTATTGGCACTGGGACCTCAAAGGCAGCGGACTTGATGTATGGGCTTACCGGAAAATGATGGAGAAGCTGATGAAAACCGCAGATATGGTATGGTACGCTACGGATGATCCGGAAATATGCTCACATCCAGCCAACTGCCTTATGGTCCGGATCGGACGGGAAGTGCCAGTGTCTTCACAGGAGACTTTTGACAGAGTACGTTTCAGACAGCGTTTTATGTATTAA
- the acsA gene encoding acetate--CoA ligase: protein MGQVHSEIIPGRVQQANMKDYSRSVSEFRWEDVEKEFTWYSTGKVNMAHEAVDRHVQEGRGGATALIYSDLVREERYTFADLQERSNRFGNVLRKYGVGKGDRVFIFMPRSPELYFSLLGILKIGAVAGPLFEAFMETAVKDRLEDSGAVALVTTPELLHRVKREELPELRHIIIVGGEPDEEQGLLSFEKETAAASAELEPEWLTLTDGLIMHYTSGSTGKPKGVYHVQKAMIQHYYTGKIVLDLRPDDIYWCTADPGWVTGTSYGIFAPWLNGVTNIIRGGRFSPQDWYKTIERYGVTVWYSAPTAFRMLMGAGEGSLQGIDLSSLRHVLSVGEPLNPEVVRWGDKFYQQRIHDTWWMTETGAQLICNYPGMDIKPGSMGRPLPGIEAAILDDRGNILPPYAMGNLAIRTPWPSMMGAIWNNKAKFDEYFRIPGWYISGDSAYMDEDGYFWFQGRIDDVINSSGERIGPFEVESKLVEHPAVAEAGVIGKPDVLRGEIIKAFISLREGYSATPELKDEIAAFVKAGLSAHAAPREIEFRDKLPKTRSGKIMRRVLKAWELHLPAGDLSTIED, encoded by the coding sequence ATGGGGCAAGTCCACAGCGAAATTATACCGGGACGTGTGCAGCAGGCGAATATGAAGGATTATTCCCGGTCAGTCAGCGAATTCCGGTGGGAGGATGTTGAAAAAGAATTTACGTGGTACAGCACCGGAAAGGTGAATATGGCTCATGAAGCCGTGGACCGCCATGTACAGGAAGGCCGGGGAGGGGCAACAGCCCTAATCTACAGCGATCTGGTAAGAGAGGAACGGTATACCTTCGCGGATTTGCAGGAGCGGTCGAACCGGTTCGGCAATGTACTGCGCAAATACGGTGTCGGCAAAGGAGACCGTGTGTTTATTTTTATGCCGCGGAGCCCTGAGCTGTATTTCAGCCTGTTGGGGATTCTCAAGATCGGAGCTGTAGCAGGGCCGCTATTTGAGGCGTTTATGGAGACGGCGGTCAAGGACCGGCTGGAGGACAGCGGAGCCGTGGCACTTGTGACAACGCCGGAGCTTCTGCACAGGGTGAAGCGTGAAGAGCTCCCGGAGCTGCGCCATATCATTATTGTGGGCGGTGAGCCGGATGAGGAACAGGGACTGCTCAGTTTTGAAAAAGAGACTGCAGCCGCTTCCGCAGAGCTGGAGCCGGAATGGCTGACACTTACGGACGGTCTCATCATGCACTATACCTCAGGTTCAACAGGTAAACCTAAAGGCGTCTATCATGTTCAAAAGGCAATGATTCAGCATTATTATACAGGCAAAATTGTACTGGATTTACGGCCGGATGATATCTACTGGTGCACTGCAGATCCGGGCTGGGTGACAGGTACATCTTACGGGATTTTTGCACCTTGGCTGAACGGTGTAACCAATATTATCAGGGGAGGACGCTTTAGTCCGCAGGACTGGTATAAAACGATAGAACGTTACGGCGTTACGGTCTGGTACAGCGCCCCTACGGCTTTCCGCATGCTGATGGGAGCCGGGGAGGGCAGCCTGCAGGGCATCGACCTAAGCAGCCTGCGCCATGTGCTCTCTGTAGGAGAGCCGCTGAATCCTGAAGTAGTGCGCTGGGGTGACAAATTTTATCAGCAGCGGATTCATGATACATGGTGGATGACAGAGACCGGTGCCCAGCTGATCTGCAATTATCCGGGGATGGACATCAAGCCGGGCTCCATGGGCCGTCCGCTTCCGGGAATAGAAGCGGCCATTTTGGATGACCGGGGCAATATACTGCCGCCGTATGCAATGGGCAATCTGGCGATACGGACGCCCTGGCCCTCCATGATGGGAGCCATTTGGAACAACAAGGCCAAATTCGACGAGTATTTCCGTATACCCGGCTGGTACATCTCCGGAGATTCAGCCTACATGGATGAGGATGGGTACTTCTGGTTCCAGGGGCGGATTGATGACGTGATTAATTCTTCCGGGGAGAGGATCGGGCCTTTTGAAGTGGAGAGCAAGCTGGTGGAACATCCTGCCGTCGCTGAGGCAGGGGTAATCGGCAAACCCGATGTGCTCAGGGGAGAGATCATCAAAGCTTTTATTTCCCTGCGGGAAGGTTATTCTGCTACGCCGGAGCTGAAGGATGAAATCGCCGCATTTGTCAAAGCAGGCTTGTCAGCCCATGCCGCACCGCGTGAGATCGAATTCAGGGATAAGCTGCCCAAGACACGGTCAGGCAAAATTATGCGCCGGGTACTTAAGGCCTGGGAGCTCCACCTGCCGGCAGGAGATTTATCAACGATTGAGGACTAA
- a CDS encoding transglycosylase domain-containing protein: MVEENKKKNAKQRPARRSWLRRFGSVVKWMFILGILGILFAGGAVAGYVTSIVKDDPVRSQELIQQQVSQNAITGFAYFRDGQPIGQLRTEEDRRLIEFNDIPQLVIDAVLAIEDNNFYEHKGIDITGTLRAVKQKLLNESVQTGGSTLTQQLARRVFLNLDRTEDRKVKEILLSLRLERFLSKQEILTAYLNKVPFGNGSNGYNVFGIKAAAKGIFGLDDLDKLNVAQAAYLAGLPQLPSRYSAFNGVGEFNETAFNRAVERQKLVLRRMLEENKITTSQYDEALLFDIKGSLAPHTKKAYATYPYLMLETERKAAEILLSLNEAANGTDGNTADAASDTALLEESRQQLMTGGYRVYTTIDKKVYSAMHSVSENSENFTADSESRGKEQTAGMMIDNKTGAILGMIEGRDFNIEQMNYATQMVRQPGSTMKPIAAYLPALDAGLIQPAGILDDAPVILKDGSKGFHIPKNANNRYQGLVTARYALNKSLNLPALKLFIEKVGIENAWTFSKKLGITTLQEDDYNAQTGVIGGLRYGVSVEELTNAYSSIGNQGAFNDAYMIEKIVDSQGKIIYQHKAEPEQVFSEQTAYLMTDMLRTVITEGTASTVKKEYEHFDDVPVVGKTGSTQNYGDVWFMGYSPDVTLGIWVGYKEQINTLQGDTQKRQAQTLWAKVMNAVIDRQPELFVTKEFAQPEGIVKKTVSAYSGKLPTDLTDKFTTDIFNAEFVPTDSDDGISRAKFISYNGVNYIPLEGTPDDFLREKIVVKREKPIQDLVKELREAFKGMKEHESLQYYMPSDAKTDFPTEVDPRVDDGSSPSAPRGVTVSYSSGKAVVDFEPSGSPDVVGYRLYRSINGGPFKKQATISVGDRTVFSPGTPSSLSAIFYVTAVDVAGNETSSTSVAGGSVAAAPEATPEPEVMPGAEATPEGEAPPENAEDPGMIIIEPPANAEVPLGSGSSNNAGEANTEANAQNAQ; this comes from the coding sequence ATGGTTGAAGAGAATAAAAAGAAGAACGCAAAACAGCGTCCGGCGCGCAGATCCTGGCTCCGCAGATTCGGATCTGTCGTAAAATGGATGTTTATACTCGGTATTCTGGGCATTCTGTTTGCCGGCGGTGCCGTCGCAGGATATGTCACTTCCATAGTGAAAGACGATCCTGTGCGCTCCCAGGAATTGATTCAGCAGCAGGTCAGCCAGAACGCCATCACCGGGTTTGCTTATTTCCGTGACGGCCAGCCGATCGGTCAGCTGCGGACGGAAGAAGACCGCAGGCTTATTGAATTTAATGATATACCGCAGCTTGTCATTGATGCCGTTCTCGCTATAGAGGACAATAATTTCTATGAGCATAAGGGGATTGACATTACAGGCACCCTGCGTGCTGTTAAGCAGAAGCTGCTTAACGAATCGGTTCAGACAGGGGGAAGCACCCTGACCCAGCAGCTGGCCAGACGCGTATTTTTGAACCTTGACCGCACGGAAGACCGTAAGGTGAAGGAAATACTGCTGTCACTGCGGCTGGAGCGTTTTTTATCCAAGCAGGAAATCCTCACAGCCTATCTTAATAAGGTACCCTTCGGTAACGGCTCCAACGGTTATAATGTGTTCGGGATCAAAGCAGCGGCCAAGGGAATTTTTGGCCTGGATGATCTGGATAAGCTGAATGTGGCCCAAGCGGCTTATTTGGCCGGACTTCCGCAGCTGCCTTCCAGATATTCCGCATTTAACGGAGTAGGCGAATTCAATGAGACGGCATTCAACCGGGCGGTTGAACGTCAGAAGCTCGTGCTCCGCCGCATGCTGGAAGAGAACAAGATCACTACCTCCCAATATGATGAAGCACTCCTCTTTGATATCAAAGGCTCCCTGGCACCGCATACGAAGAAGGCTTATGCCACGTATCCTTATTTGATGCTGGAAACCGAGCGCAAGGCAGCGGAGATTCTTTTGTCGCTCAATGAAGCGGCAAACGGTACAGACGGTAACACGGCGGATGCTGCAAGCGATACCGCACTGCTGGAGGAATCCCGGCAGCAGCTTATGACCGGCGGATACCGTGTATATACTACAATCGACAAAAAAGTGTACAGTGCCATGCACAGCGTATCCGAGAACAGCGAGAACTTCACTGCAGACAGTGAGTCCCGGGGCAAGGAACAAACGGCCGGCATGATGATTGATAACAAAACTGGTGCCATCCTCGGTATGATCGAAGGCCGTGACTTTAATATTGAGCAGATGAACTATGCTACCCAGATGGTCCGCCAGCCCGGCTCCACCATGAAGCCCATCGCAGCCTATCTGCCGGCGCTTGACGCCGGACTGATTCAGCCTGCCGGCATTCTTGATGATGCTCCGGTGATTCTGAAGGACGGCTCCAAAGGCTTTCATATTCCGAAGAATGCCAACAACCGTTATCAGGGTCTGGTCACAGCCCGTTATGCGCTTAACAAATCATTAAATCTCCCTGCCCTCAAGCTCTTTATCGAGAAGGTCGGCATCGAGAACGCCTGGACCTTCTCCAAGAAGCTGGGGATTACTACGCTCCAGGAGGATGATTATAACGCACAGACCGGGGTTATCGGCGGACTGCGCTATGGCGTCTCTGTTGAGGAATTGACTAATGCTTATTCTTCAATCGGAAACCAGGGTGCTTTTAACGATGCTTATATGATCGAGAAGATCGTCGATTCGCAGGGCAAAATTATTTATCAGCACAAAGCTGAGCCAGAACAGGTATTTTCTGAACAAACCGCCTACCTGATGACAGATATGCTGCGCACTGTCATTACGGAAGGTACGGCATCTACAGTCAAAAAAGAGTATGAACATTTTGATGATGTGCCGGTTGTCGGCAAAACGGGCTCCACGCAAAACTACGGAGACGTGTGGTTCATGGGATATTCTCCGGATGTCACACTTGGCATCTGGGTAGGTTACAAAGAACAGATTAATACCCTTCAGGGCGACACCCAGAAGCGCCAGGCCCAGACTTTGTGGGCGAAGGTAATGAACGCCGTCATCGACAGGCAGCCTGAGCTGTTCGTGACCAAGGAATTCGCCCAGCCTGAAGGCATCGTAAAGAAGACCGTATCCGCGTACAGCGGCAAGCTGCCCACGGATTTAACGGACAAATTCACTACAGACATATTTAATGCTGAATTTGTGCCTACAGACAGCGATGACGGAATCTCCAGAGCCAAGTTCATTTCCTATAACGGTGTCAACTATATTCCGCTGGAGGGCACGCCCGACGATTTCCTCAGAGAGAAGATCGTTGTCAAACGTGAAAAGCCGATCCAGGATCTCGTAAAGGAATTGCGCGAAGCGTTCAAGGGAATGAAAGAACATGAATCCTTGCAGTATTATATGCCGTCCGATGCCAAAACCGATTTCCCGACCGAGGTTGATCCGCGGGTTGATGACGGTTCATCGCCTTCTGCTCCGCGCGGAGTGACGGTATCCTACAGTTCCGGCAAAGCTGTGGTTGACTTTGAACCAAGCGGTTCACCGGATGTTGTAGGCTACAGGTTATACCGTTCCATCAACGGAGGCCCTTTCAAGAAGCAGGCTACCATTTCAGTCGGGGATAGAACCGTATTCTCACCAGGAACTCCTAGCAGCTTGAGTGCCATTTTCTACGTAACTGCAGTGGACGTTGCCGGTAATGAGACATCTTCCACCAGTGTGGCTGGCGGATCCGTTGCCGCGGCCCCTGAGGCAACGCCTGAACCGGAAGTAATGCCGGGTGCAGAGGCGACGCCGGAAGGGGAAGCTCCTCCGGAAAATGCAGAAGATCCCGGAATGATCATCATTGAGCCGCCGGCTAATGCAGAGGTTCCTTTGGGCAGCGGCAGCAGTAACAATGCCGGTGAAGCCAATACTGAGGCCAATGCACAAAACGCACAGTAG
- the tyrS gene encoding tyrosine--tRNA ligase: protein MKWEALNSAQQQEVERQLDVFSRGAAEIVPAEELRNKLIKFVAAGIPLKIKLGLDPSAPDVHIGHTVVLHKLRQFQESGHQVQLIIGDFTGRIGDPTGKSETRRQLSEEDVQRNAATYRGQVYKILDPEKTQLLCNSDWLSPMTFAEVVNLAAKVTVARMLEREDFTKRFQNGQAISVHEFFYPLMQGMDSVVNESDIEIGGTDQKFNILMGRTLQKEQGSEPQAVILMPLLEGLDGVRKMSKSLGNYIGVDEEPAEMYGKTMSLPDELMLRYYEMVTDLSNEELSDLKAAVSSGLAHPRDVKMRLAYTLVRMYHGIEAAEAAAQQNFITVFQQRALPQEAAIFSVKAGELEQGRVKLVRRLTMVGFADSNSEARRSIRQGAVKLNGVKLEDVNGEIVPQEGDILQAGKRNFIKLSLM from the coding sequence ATGAAATGGGAGGCTTTGAACTCTGCACAGCAGCAGGAGGTGGAGAGGCAGCTGGACGTATTTTCACGTGGAGCAGCAGAGATTGTACCTGCGGAGGAACTGAGAAACAAGCTTATCAAATTCGTGGCGGCCGGCATTCCGCTCAAAATTAAGCTGGGACTTGATCCGTCCGCACCGGACGTCCATATCGGACACACCGTTGTATTGCATAAGCTCCGCCAGTTTCAGGAGTCCGGTCATCAGGTGCAGCTGATTATCGGAGATTTTACCGGGCGGATAGGAGACCCTACAGGAAAATCAGAGACACGCAGGCAGCTTAGTGAAGAGGATGTGCAGCGGAATGCCGCCACTTACAGGGGGCAGGTTTACAAAATTCTGGATCCTGAAAAAACACAGCTGCTCTGCAATTCGGATTGGCTGAGTCCGATGACTTTTGCGGAGGTGGTCAATCTGGCGGCAAAGGTAACAGTGGCGCGGATGCTGGAGCGCGAAGATTTTACCAAACGTTTTCAGAACGGCCAGGCCATTAGTGTGCATGAATTTTTCTACCCGCTGATGCAGGGAATGGATTCCGTGGTCAATGAAAGTGATATTGAAATTGGCGGAACGGATCAAAAGTTCAATATTCTAATGGGCCGTACGCTGCAAAAGGAACAGGGAAGCGAGCCGCAGGCCGTAATTTTAATGCCGCTGCTGGAAGGGCTGGATGGCGTGAGAAAAATGAGCAAAAGTCTGGGGAACTATATCGGAGTTGATGAAGAGCCTGCCGAAATGTACGGTAAAACGATGTCCCTGCCGGATGAACTGATGCTGAGATACTACGAGATGGTTACAGATCTCAGCAATGAGGAACTGAGTGACTTAAAAGCTGCAGTGTCTTCAGGTTTAGCTCATCCCAGGGATGTGAAAATGCGCCTCGCCTATACACTTGTCCGTATGTACCACGGGATAGAGGCTGCAGAAGCCGCCGCTCAGCAGAATTTCATAACGGTATTTCAGCAGCGTGCTCTGCCGCAGGAGGCTGCGATTTTTAGCGTCAAGGCCGGAGAACTTGAACAAGGCAGGGTTAAGCTTGTGAGACGGCTCACTATGGTTGGCTTCGCAGATTCCAATAGTGAGGCAAGACGGAGCATCCGGCAGGGGGCTGTGAAGCTTAACGGGGTGAAGCTGGAAGACGTGAACGGGGAGATTGTCCCGCAGGAAGGAGATATCCTTCAGGCCGGCAAGCGGAATTTTATCAAATTAAGCTTGATGTAA
- the rpsD gene encoding 30S ribosomal protein S4, with translation MARYTGPKFKLSRRLGISLSGTGKDLKRPFPPGQHGANQRRKVSNYGMQLLEKQKLRHMYGLGEKQFRTLFSKAQKMQGIAGENFMFLLESRLDNLVYRLGFANSRAGARQLVAHGHVTVNGKKVDIASYRVSIGDVIGLRERSRSMTSIKEALDNRSHLPGYLESADGSFEGKYIRLPERAELSQDIDEKQIVEFYNR, from the coding sequence ATGGCACGTTACACCGGACCTAAATTCAAACTCAGCCGCCGTCTGGGCATTTCCCTTAGCGGTACAGGCAAAGACCTGAAACGCCCTTTCCCTCCAGGACAACACGGCGCTAACCAACGCAGAAAAGTAAGTAACTACGGAATGCAGCTTTTGGAAAAACAAAAACTGCGTCACATGTACGGCCTGGGCGAGAAACAATTCCGCACATTGTTCTCCAAAGCTCAAAAAATGCAAGGTATCGCGGGCGAAAACTTCATGTTCCTGCTTGAAAGCCGCCTGGACAACCTGGTTTACCGTCTTGGCTTTGCTAACTCCCGTGCAGGCGCACGTCAGTTGGTAGCTCACGGACACGTAACCGTTAACGGCAAAAAAGTCGACATCGCTTCCTACCGTGTAAGCATCGGCGACGTTATCGGCCTGCGCGAAAGAAGCCGTTCCATGACTTCCATCAAAGAAGCTCTGGACAACCGTTCCCACCTTCCAGGTTACCTGGAATCTGCTGACGGATCTTTCGAAGGTAAATACATCCGTCTGCCAGAACGTGCTGAGCTGTCCCAAGATATCGACGAGAAACAAATCGTCGAGTTCTACAACCGTTAA